One genomic region from Lynx canadensis isolate LIC74 chromosome E1, mLynCan4.pri.v2, whole genome shotgun sequence encodes:
- the PIRT gene encoding phosphoinositide-interacting protein — MEALPRALEVEEKSPESKDLLPSQTASSLCISSRSESVWTATPRSNWEIYRKPIVIMSVGGAILLFGVVITCLAYTLHLGNNSLKVLKMIGPAFLSLGLMMLVCGLVWVPIIKKKQKQRQKSVFFQSLKSFFLNR; from the coding sequence ATGGAGGCTCTCCCCAGGGCCCTGGAGGTCGAGGAGAAGTCTCCGGAATCCAAGGACCTGCTGCCCAGCCAGACCGCCAGCTCCCTGTGCATCAGCTCCAGAAGTGAGTCTGTCTGGACCGCCACCCCCAGGAGTAACTGGGAAATCTACCGTAAACCCATCGTCATCATGTCGGTGGGGGGCGCCATCCTGCTCTTCGGCGTGGTCATCACCTGCCTGGCCTACACCCTGCACCTGGGCAACAACAGCCTTAAGGTCCTTAAGATGATAGGGCCCGCCTTCCTGTCGCTGGGACTCATGATGCTGGTGTGCGGGCTGGTGTGGGTGCCCAtcatcaaaaagaaacagaagcagagacagaagtCCGTTTTCTTCCAGAGCCTCAAGTCCTTCTTCCTGAATCGCTGA